The genomic stretch GTCTACTCAAGGCCCGGCCCAGGCTGAGCCGGGCCTTGAGTCTCCTGTTGTGGTGATGGGGCGTTCGGAGAGGATGGTCGCGTGGCTGGAGCGCGTGGCCAGTGCCTCCTTCCTGATGCCCAGCGTGCTGGTGATCCTGTTCCTCTCCATCTTCCCCCTGGTCGTGTCCCTGTATCTTTCCCTGGCACGGCTGCAGTTCGTCAAGGGGGGATTCAAGATCACCTTCGTTGGGCTGGCCAACTATCGGAAGCTGTTCGTCGGCAGCGAGAAGACCCACTTCCTGGGCGTGCTGGCGGATCCGTCCCCGTTGGGGTGGCTGGTGTTCGTCGCCGTCGTGGCGGGGCTGGTCCTGTCGCTGGTCCGCTACGCCCGCAGCGAGGGGGCTTCGGCCCTGGGCTTCTTCTGGCGTTTGGTGGCCAGCGTGATCACGGGCGCGGGGGTGTGGCTGTTGGTGCGGTCGCTCAGCCCCGGTGGCCGCCCGGGGACCCTGGTGGTGACGCTGATCTATGTCTTCGGTGGCGTGACCATCCAGTATATCCTGGGACTGGTCCTGGCGCTGCTGTGCATCCAGCAGATCCCCGGCCGCCGCTTCTTCCGCGTCGTCTTCCTGCTGCCGATGATGATCACGCCGGTGGGCATCGCGTACATGTTCCGCATGCTGACCGACTTCACCAAGGGGCCGTTTACGCCGATCTGGCGGGCCTTTGGGTTGGCGGAGACCTCGTGGGTGAACAACCCGTGGACCGCTCGCGCCGCCGTCATGATCGGTGATATCTGGCAGTGGACGCCGTTCATGTTCATCGTCCTGTTGGCGGCGCTGGAGAGCCAACCGATCGAGCCCATTGAGGCCGCCCTGGTGGACGGCGCTGGCCGATGGCAGATCTTCCGGCACATCACGCTGCCCAGCGTCCTGCCGGTCAGCACGACCTTGATCTTGATCCGGCTCATCGAGGCCTTCAAGATCATCGATCTGCCCAACGTGTTGACGAACGGGGGGCCGGGTACCGCCACCGAGTCGTTGACGCTGCAGGCCTTCATGACATGGCGTACGCTCGATATCGGCGGATCGGCCGCCGTCGCCTATATGCTGCTGTTGGTGGTGACGTTCGTCGCCCTGGTGACCGTGAATATCATCCGGCGTCGGGTGGTGGAAGCGTTATAGCGATGAGCTGTTGAGGGCCGGTTATGTTCAAATCCACGCGTTGGCATCGCTGGAACTTCTCGCCTTTCGTCCCTTCCCCGTTGGGGATGGTCTTATCCTATATCGTCCTGGGGATCTGGTCCTTCGTGGTCCTGTTTCCGCTGTATTGGCTGCTGATCACCTCGTTCAAGCTGCCGATCCACGTGAACGATGGGCCCGTGTACCTTCCCTTCATCGACTTCAAGCCCTCGTTGCACGCCTGGCGGTATATCTTCGTCGATCTGCGCAACGATACATTGCGCCCGTACGCGAATACCGTCATCGTGGGGTTGACCAGCTCGGTGTTGTCGCTGGCGCTGGGCACGGCGGCCTCGTACGCTCTGGTGCGGTTTGAGTACCAGCCGCGCATCGGGACGATCCTGCTGTTCATCGGCTGTATGATCCTGGCCATTGTGGCGATCACGCTGGGCGTCCCCTGGCAGGTGGCCGTGGTGGCCTCCATCGCCGTGTTCCTCCTGCTGGCGCAGACCATCGGCAAGCGCTTCCGACGCCATCTGAAGAACGATGACATCGCCTTCTGGATGATCTCTCAGCGCATCCTGCCGCCGGTCGCCGTGGTGATCCCGATCTATATCCTCTTCCAGCGGCTAGATCTGCTGGACACCCGCACGGCGCTGGTCATCACCTACGTGGCCACCAATCTGCCCATCGTGGTGTGGCTGATGCGGGACTACTTCCAGAGCATCCCGATCGAGCTGGAGGAGTGTGCGGCCATCGATGGGGCATCGCCTTATCGCATCTTCTGGTCCATTGTGGTGCCCCTTTCGGTCCCCGGGCTGGTGGCCACGTTCCTGTTCGTGCTGGTCTTCGCCTGGAACGAGTACCTGCTGGCGTTGTTCCTGAGCAGCGCCCATGCCCAGACGCTGCCCCTGACCGTCGCGGCGCAAAACGCTACTCGCGGGCCGCAGTGGTGGTACATGTCGGTGCTGATCCTGATCATGATCATCCCGGTCATCGCCATGGCCATCGCCCTGGAGCGCTATATCGCCCGCGGCCTGCTGGTGGGCGCGATCAAGGGATGATCGCCCCTTCTCTGGATCGCGTTGCGGATGTGTGACGGCCGTGAGACGAACGTGGACTCACGGCCGTCGTTTTGCGTGTTCGATGGGAGCCAGATAGGATACCTCAGGCGATCGCCGATCGAGGGTGTGGCACAGGCTGATGTTGGAATCGGTTGCCCGGGCGGAGATGCCCGGATACTCATGGAGGACGGGCCAGCCACGCGGGGCATGCACCCGAGCTGGGAGACGCCCATCGCGTGGAAGGCCCATGAACATTCAAGCGGAGGGGACAGACGATGTCACCAGCGCGCTATATCCTGGCTCATGATCTGGGGACCACCGGCAACAAGGCGACGCTCTATGATCCTGATGGAGGGGTGGTCGCCCGTACGTTTCACGGCTATGATACTCACTATCCCCATAGCGGGTGGGCGGAGCAGGACGCGACTGAT from Chloroflexota bacterium encodes the following:
- a CDS encoding carbohydrate ABC transporter permease: MVLSYIVLGIWSFVVLFPLYWLLITSFKLPIHVNDGPVYLPFIDFKPSLHAWRYIFVDLRNDTLRPYANTVIVGLTSSVLSLALGTAASYALVRFEYQPRIGTILLFIGCMILAIVAITLGVPWQVAVVASIAVFLLLAQTIGKRFRRHLKNDDIAFWMISQRILPPVAVVIPIYILFQRLDLLDTRTALVITYVATNLPIVVWLMRDYFQSIPIELEECAAIDGASPYRIFWSIVVPLSVPGLVATFLFVLVFAWNEYLLALFLSSAHAQTLPLTVAAQNATRGPQWWYMSVLILIMIIPVIAMAIALERYIARGLLVGAIKG
- a CDS encoding sugar ABC transporter permease, with translation MQVTKSTQGPAQAEPGLESPVVVMGRSERMVAWLERVASASFLMPSVLVILFLSIFPLVVSLYLSLARLQFVKGGFKITFVGLANYRKLFVGSEKTHFLGVLADPSPLGWLVFVAVVAGLVLSLVRYARSEGASALGFFWRLVASVITGAGVWLLVRSLSPGGRPGTLVVTLIYVFGGVTIQYILGLVLALLCIQQIPGRRFFRVVFLLPMMITPVGIAYMFRMLTDFTKGPFTPIWRAFGLAETSWVNNPWTARAAVMIGDIWQWTPFMFIVLLAALESQPIEPIEAALVDGAGRWQIFRHITLPSVLPVSTTLILIRLIEAFKIIDLPNVLTNGGPGTATESLTLQAFMTWRTLDIGGSAAVAYMLLLVVTFVALVTVNIIRRRVVEAL